A stretch of DNA from Sugiyamaella lignohabitans strain CBS 10342 chromosome B, complete sequence:
TGAGAAGGTAGACACCACTGAAAATGATAAGAAATCCGCAAATAAGTGAGATAGTATTTACTGCATTCGAAGTGTTGAACCctttgaaaagaataaaCGAGGCACACAATGTGGCCGTCGTAAAAGTCACATAATAAAGAGGATTGACAATGGACGTATCGAACTGATCAAGTGCCTTGTTAAAGTAGTTCATCTGAGTAACAATACACAGTCCAACGACAATGGCAAAGACGTAGGTTGAAGGATGCGTGAATTGATTATTGCCTTGAAGAGTTAGCTTAACGGCGATACCAAATCCTTTAATCGACATCACTGACACAGATCCTACTGTAGAGCAAATAGAAACATATACCATTGGATTTCTTCTACCATATTTGGGGGCCACTTTGTATATCATCACCAATGTAAACACCCCTACGCTGGTTACGTAAAAGAGGAATCCTGGCTGTACAGCATAATTTAGaatctcatcaacagtTTGAATATCCTTGTCTGGAGGAGCATGCAAAACGATGATAAGAGAGccaatcaaacaaatagCACAGCCTAGCTTTCCTAATATACCTAGCTCTTCTTTTAAAAATATAGCGGCTAAGACTGCACCAATGATAACTGACAGAGCGCCTAAAGGTGTCACTAGAATAGCGGGGGCAAAGGTATAGGCTGCAAAGTTGGCTACTTCGCCAACTACCATTGTTAGCATACCAGCCCACCAAACTGGATTCTTTAGATATTGATAGCCATCGCCATCGAAACCATGATTTGAAGATGCAGAAATAAGTCCTTTTTTcgtaataataaatgatGTACCAATGGCTAGAGATGACGAGATAGCCAGCCCTAGGCcaatatatttatcttCTAGCATGCCCATCTTCAATCAGTTATATTCAGTACGATATAATTTGATTTcggtattttttttctgtatGGTAGTTTCTAAGGTCGGGCTTGATATAGGGATCAAAAGAATGTAAGTTCGTTATCAAAATACGAAAACGTGTCGCTGAGGCCCTGTGCGGAGAATAATCAAGTGTATTTTTCGGTCTTTTTCCCTATTAATTGGAGTAGAAATCGTAGCAACGTGCCAAGTATGAGCAACAAATATCAAGCTCACTGTCAGTAGATAGTAGATAGTCCCCAAGCGCCTTTAGGTTACCACTAATTCTAACCTGAACACTTGACTAAACAATATTCGATTCAGAGGTTTGTGTTATTTGAACGGCCAAAATGTTAACTGAGTCCAGATCTTCAACAGtagctttttctttggccGGAATCGACTTTCTTTGACCGCAGTTCTTCAAACTGTGCTATAAATAACCAGATTCAACAAAGAATCactctctttttttgtacTGTTAAAATTCGTATCCACCACTGTTCTCCAAAAATACTTCGAATTTGGGAGTATCGAAGTTTAGAGATATTGGTTTGATGGGTATGCCGACGTTCTTGAATAATGACAGTAATTCTGCAAGCACGCGAGAACCCTGGCAGACAAACCGTCCGATATAACGTTAAATGTATTCCAAGTCGAGTGTTTTTGAAACGTGTTCCTGCTTTACTTAGCCGGATGCCTTACCCTTGCAGACATCCAACATTTCGCGACGAGAGAATCCGTTGACGCGGACGCGCCAGCAACCAGCCAGTACCTATCTACAGTTCTATATGCAACATACTATAATCCTAGACGATGTGCAAAAGGCTGAGCTTATGAGCACTTTCGCCGGAGGCGAACAGAGCTGAATATAGTGCATTGACAAATACTGTATATTTTGATTAAAGCACAACGGACCAATGTCCACCTACTGACATACGGGGATTGCGGATTGTTGTAACGGAAACACTGTCCGACTGTTGAACCTCTGCGGTCCATGACTTCGAACCTTCATTTATGGTCACCAAACTATCGGCAACCACAGGGGCAGCTTCTGAGGAGTGAATAATGACAATCTTCTCGATTGGAAGACTAGAAAATGGGTATAGTTTAGATGATGATTCTGCTGTTGGTTGGCCAGTTATTGTTCTTTCCTTAGAGGAATATTTGATTGTTTGAAGCACAAATTCACCTTTCTGGTAGTCGTAAGACTCCCCGTCATCAAGATAGAGTTTTCCCTCTGCATCACCATTTTTGTCCAACGCAATAACAATTGTATAAGGATCGTTTTTCATTAGAGTAGCCGATCTACGTGGTCGTTCTCTTCTGGCATGGATATGACCACCTCTGAGAAGAACAGGAATCTTTTCCAGAGGCGTATCAATGCTGTGATAGCCCTCTCCTGAATATGTGACTGCAAAATTATCAAAGTCATAGTACACCTCGTTATCAGGAAGATATACATCAACAGATGTAGCTGACTCCTTTGTAACTGGTTTGACAAGGATACCTGAATTTCCAACAAAAAACTGATCATCAATCGCATACGTTTTCTCATTTGATGGAGTAACGTAAAATGTAGGTTTCAAAATTGGTGACCCATCAATTGACGATTCATAAAATGCAGTGTAGAAGGTAGGTAATAGTCTGTATCTTAGCTTAATAGCATTGCTGATAGTAGTATTGtaaggaggaggaggaataTATGGCTCACGACGTTTAGCATCAATATGTGCGTGTCCTCTAAAGAATGGATAAAATGCACCTGCTTGATACCATCTAGTCAATAATTCAGATGAAGGATTACCAAAAAACCCACCTACGTCAGCCCCACAAAATGGCATACCAGCAATTCCAGAAGTAAGCAGCATCGGTGTTGCTTGTTCCAAGTATTCCCATTTTGCCATATTATCGCCTGTCCACATAGGACCGATTCTTTGGGATCCAGCAAAATATGACCTGGTGAGAACAAATGGCCTTTGTTCAAAATTATATCTTTTAGCCATAGCGTCAACAGTAGCATTGTGAAATGTGAGTCCAACAAGGTTATGGACATCACGATGCTCCCAACTACCGTAATGGATGTTATCTTTAGGCATAGAAGACTCTGGTCCACTGAATACAGATGGTTCATTCATGTCATTCCAGATATGAAGATTCTGAGAATCGCCACCGAAACTCGTTCCAGATGCAAATAATGACGTCCAGTATGAGCGAGCCATGGGAGACAGCGTGTCGATCCATACAGATTCACCAGGCCAGCAGTGTCCGTAAAACAGCTCTCCCTTGGAGTTTTTTACCGCCAAAAGCTCGCTTTTTAGAGTCTTGACAACATCATAATTGTCAGCAACCTTGATATGAGGATCAATAATAGCGACCAGTTTCCGTTTAGTCTTGTCCAAATCTGACATCATTGAAACGTGGTCTGGGAATAGAGCCTCGTTCCAAGTAAAATATTTCTTTTCCATAGTATATTCAATATCAAGCCAAATGACATCATATGGGATATCATGCTCATCCATCTTTTCGTTAACGTCCAAAACATCTTCCTGGGTATTGTAATTCCACCTGCATTGGTGATATCCAATCGCAAAACTTTGGGGCATGCTCACAGTACCCGTCAACTTGCTGTATAATGTAGAAATTTCAGCTGGAGAATCACCAAGAATCACAAATACATCCAGTAAGCCAGCTTCTGAAATCCAATGAGTTGTAGTAGATTTTTTATCCTTCGTAATGTCAACATAggtatcagcagcattcGCCCAGAAAACACCAACAGATTGATCTTGCTTGTGGGCCTGGATAAATGGAATTGAGCCATACATAGCCATAGGACTATTTGTTTcatattcaaaaatatcCACATTATAAAGACGATAGGGGTTTGAATGAATTATCTCCCCATCTACTTGTTTTTTATCTCCGCGAGTCTCACGGAGAGACATTGAATCAGCATGTTCTGGAATACCATATACATGACTGAAACCAGGAAATGTTGCGTCCAATGCAATTGCCTCTGGACCACGGCTTTTAATATCTTTTTTGGAATCAAATGTGTCCTCCCATAAACCTTCATCGAGCTCCAAGTCGGACATATGTTTGTTGCGTTTCAACTCGAGAACGTCCTGAGAATCACCACCGACTTCCTGCACTTCCGTATCCTCAATTGGCCTCCAATGCTCATAATTCAGGTAACCTTTTTCATTAAGTACGACAGAAGGAGATCCCGCCCTATAAAATGTAAACTTTAAAGGGTCAGCCTGGATTTCCAATCTGTTAGACTCACCATACTGAATACTGATTCCATTTGCCAATTCCTCAACTTCGAGAACATTCTGTAACGGTTCCAGGGCACCATCTATCAGAGCCCACTCAGTTATATTATATCTTTCTGGGCGAGCAAGGCCATCTCCGAATACATCGATGTTACCATCTCGTCGAAGCCTCTCATCTATGGAAATGCGGACCGATTTTGACGACTCCAAGAATGAGACCGTTAGCGGTAGCTCCACTTCAACATTGGCAGCCTCCACAGTTTTCAAAACAGTGCCAATAATAGTACCACTTCCAGCTTTTCCTTCCACAACTACGCTGGGTAAGTCTAGCCTGTAAGGAGACTTCCATATACCATGATCCTGTTCATCTACACGGTCAGCATAGTATCGATTTCTTTTGCAAAAAGGATTCTGATCGCAAGTTCTAAACAGATACTCTTTTACAGCAATGGTCTGACCAAATAGTACAGCTGCCAGGATCAAGAATAATTTCATTCTCTGCATTTCATAGGCCCTATTGTTGGTGTTTACATTGTATTGTTTCTACTCATATTGCATCTTGGCATATGGCTTGTTAGCCGTGCCTTGAGTGACCAAAGTGAAGTGTCGCCCAAACAGCTGGGTTAAGTTAATCCGATAGCATTTTATTTGTCCAAGTGTGGCACTATTCTATAGCGTATAATGTAAAACTAGAAATTATATCCTTCCCTTTCCAGCTAAAAATGGTATAGTCGGTTGCAACAGCTCATCTAATCGCGAAAACGGCTTGGACCCGTGTAGGGAGGAATAATAACCTACACGGCGTCCTTCCTATCAAGATTCGGCCATCAAGACCAGTGGCATCTTGACTCTGTATACCAATATGTTAATACCTGTATTAACGGCTCGCAGGTTTCGGTCAATCAGGATTGGTTCTGAAAGTCAAAACTACCCCCTGCATCCACATATGATGCAAGATCCCCCCAATCCATGCAAGGGTTGACGGTTCCTTGCTGATCAGAAGGTTCTTGGCATATACTAACCCCCTTTCTCCTTGGCTGAAATATGAGATCTTTTCTAACTAAAAATCTTTACAAGATCCTCTTTAACTGAGTCTTCAATAACCCGACCCATTATGTCAGTGTTATCAATTGATAAGTATAAAGATTGCCAAAGCAAGGTTAATTTTTGAATTTCACGGCCTACTTTATCTACGGCCTGATCGGACTGCTCGGTCCTCCGCTAAGTTATGAGGCGTATTCCCAGTTCATCTGTCTCTTATCTAGTTAGGTGTCAGATCCATAAAACGGCCATTACCAGAATTGTAGATATCATGCCAAGCCTACGCCTAGACGAGAATAGTATTCCTGCATGATTTTGAACCTTATTTCAAAGTGTAATTTGAACTTCACTAAAATTAGTGTTTATCCGATAGGCATCTGATGATCAAATGCCATTTCCCTCATGCCGCCATTTCCATCATGCACGGCATCTTAATGCTTTACTAACAATTCCCATTTGCTGAACGGTCTGACATTATTACGATGTGATATTTCGCAATTATCTACCTTACCTGGTAAGCTAAGGCCTCATAGCAGCTTTTCTAACTTGAAATACTCACTGGGTTTTCCTGCAATtactatatatataagatTTCTTAGTGGTGCCGTATAATGCAGTCTTGGAGAGATGGCTGCCAGTTCACGTATCTCAAACATGTCGGTAATTAACTATTACCGAGCTTCTTAATCTTTTAGCCCCAGTGTTACAATTGTGGCTTATCTAAGTTATGAAAAGTAGAAAGATAACGATATCCTTTATTGTGAGAGCGATGATTCCGTGATTCGCCGTCATCGTGCTCCTACCAGCGGTCCCCTATTTCAATCTACTGATTGTGAGGTGAACATCCTGGTCCAATCTTAGGTACCAAGCATTCCCTGAGATACTTATCTTTGATACTACGGCGCTTCAAAAATAAGGTTATGTAGAATTATTTCCCTGTTTGTCCATATACTCACCAGCACTGGGCTTTATCACACATTGTATCATGTCTCAAGTTGAACTTAAATCTAACATCTCTGATGCCGTGTCCTGCACTATGAAATAACCGGAACTTAAGAGGCTAGGCTCTGACTGAATAGTATCTTCGTCACTATCAGCCAGATATAAGAAGCTGCTCTCTCGCCAATATTGTACAGCTTTATAACAGGATTTTTAGTCTACCGGCAAAATGGCTGAGACTGACGAAAAGACTGAAGTCAAAGTCATTGCGAACGAGACTTATGACGCGGAGCTTCTTAGTCGTATTGAGAACACGGCTGCTCTTCTAGGTATCGAGCTGAATATTGATGAGGTTCTGTTTGTTGCAAGCCGAATCAATGTTCGTCCTTGGCAAGAGGCTGTAGAGCTGCTCAAAGAGGCATATGAATACCATCATGATGACATTAACATTGATTATGATGccttgatgagaatgaaaaGGCTCTCTCTTGGTCCTGAGGGCTCTCCTGATATACCTGTTGAGGAGTTTGAGTTTGAAGCTTTGTTTGAGGCTGTTATTGTGAGCGATTGGTCTCCATACGCGGAAGTTCGTGCTGCCACGAACTTCCTCAATGACGATCATGAACCAGCTGAAACCATCAGAATGTATATTGTTGGTATCTGTTATGCTAATGTTGGTGCTATTGTGGCAACCTTCTTTGGTAATCGTTTTCCTAGCATCAGTTTAGGCTTCTTGTCCCTACAGTTAATTATTTATCCTACTGGTAGGTTCCTTGCTTTTATCCTTCCAGATTGGGGTTTCAAATGGGGTGGAAAGAGATATTCCCTTAACCCTGGTCCATGGTCGTTTAAAGAGCAGATGCTTGCAACTCAAATGATGAGTTCTGTTGATGGAACACCCTTCTCGTTCACTGTCATTACTTTGCAGAGAGCTACTCAGTTTTTTAATGAAGAATGGTCAAACAATTATGGTTACatggttcttctttcccTTTCAGCCTCTTTCACAGGTTATGGTATTGCAGGCATGCTTAGAGGCCTACTCGTGTACCCGGTTCGTTGTATGTGGTATACTGTTCTTCCTTTGCTTTCCATGAATCGTTCTTTGGTAAAAGTTGAAATTAGAGAAAACGTTCACGGCTGGACCATGACTAGATATACCTTCCTTCTTTTGTTTACCTTAGTAAGTTTCTGTTGGTTTTGGTTCCCTGAATTTGTATTCCAAGCTCTGTCATACTTCAACTGGACGACATGGATTTCTCCACAAAATATTACATTGGCAGCTGTAACTGGTGTATATAGTGGTTTGGGACTGAATCCAATCTCTACTTTTGATTGGTCCGTTATTGGAGGGGGCGGTATGGTCACCCCTTTCTATTCTTCTTATGTTTCCTATGTTGGCCAGCTTCTCGGTTTTATATGTATTGttgctatttatttctcGAAATCCTACTACACCCACTATCTGCCGATTAATGCAACGGGTGTTTATGATAACACTGGTGCCTCCTACAATGTTTCTAGGATTATGACCCCTTCAGGTGGATTTGATGCTGAGGGATATGCCAACTATTCACCCGCATTCCTAAGTGCAGGTGCTCTAATCAACTATGGTGCCAGTTTTGCTATTTTCACTTGTTCCATTGTGTATGCACTTCTTCATTATAGAACACCTATGGCTGCTAGTTTCCGCTCGATGTGGATTTCTTTCAGAAGCGCCGATAAAGCTAGAAAGCTGTATACCGACCCTTTCACGAGAAATTTGCAGGTTCACCCCGAGGTCCCGGAGTGGTGGTTTATTCTGACATTGGTCCTTTCTCTAGCGATGTACATTATCATGGTAGAAATATTCCCTCATACCGACACACCAGTTTGGACTGTATTCTTTGGTATCCTCGTCAATATGGTCTTCATTATTCCTTTTGGTTTGTTATATGCTACTACCAATGTCTTCCTTGACGTTGGTCTAATCTTCCAGATCTTTATCGGTTACATGCTTCCACATAACGTCAATGCAATGATGATCAGCCAATGTGTTGCCAACAACTTCTGGGAACAGGCTCAAAACTATATCACTAATCAGAAGCAAACTCATTATGCTCGTATCCCTTCTCGTGCTCTCTTTAGAGTTCAATACACTGGTACCCTGATCACCATTTTCACCACATTGGCGGTTCTCAATTGGGAGTTCACTGGTATTAAGGATTACTGTGATCCACACCAACCGCAAAAGTTTACTTGTTCTTCAGCAAGAGGTAGTTTCGGTTCAATGGTGCTATGGGGTACCCTGGGCCCACGGGTGTATCTAAACGGTATCTATCCTAAGCTCAAGTGGTCTTTCTTGATAGGATGTTTCTTGCCCATCCCCTTCTGGCTCTTACAAAAGAAGTGGCCAGACACATGGAGAAGATGGAATATTCTTGTATTGCTCAGTGGCTTTTCTTCATGGGCTCCTAGTAATCTCTACTATAGTACAGGCAACTTTTATATCGGAGCTTTGTTCAACTGGTACTTGAGAAAGTATTATTTGGGTTGGTGGAGAAAGTACAATTACATTCTGTATGCTGCTTTGAATACAGGTGTAGCTTGGGCTCAAATTATAGTATTTTTCTCAACAGGCTACAAGCACCTTGTAAGCATAAATTGGTGGGGTAATACAGTTTCCCAGGGGGGTGTTAATGCTACTGGTTATGATTACAACGGTGTTCCGCTGTCTACTACCCCAGACATTGGATATTTTGGTCCAGCACCTGGGACCTTTCCAGTTCCTGCGTAGATCTTTTGGCTAACTTTGTCTATATAAAATGTTGTAATATAATCAGTAAATTTTTCAAGTTCGTTAACCCTTTCGTATAGGTTGTTGTTTATTCGCTCCTTTATCTTACAAGCATATGCGGGCGGAGCAAGTACGATCTAATGATCGTTTTGAGTAGCCGCTGAATTAAGCAAGTTATTCCAAGAGCTTACTTGCACCTTGATAGATGGTAAACTTTGGAGATTTAGCAAAGACTAACGCTAATTTTACAATATAAGCATGAAACGTCTGGTCTGTAGTGAGATGTAAAGTCAATATGCGCGATCTTCTTTGCATACACAACGACCGTTAGATGAGGAGTATACATATCTc
This window harbors:
- the ROT2 gene encoding glucan 1,3-alpha-glucosidase ROT2 (Glucosidase II catalytic subunit; required for normal cell wall synthesis; mutations in rot2 suppress tor2 mutations, and are synthetically lethal with rot1 mutations; GO_component: GO:0005783 - endoplasmic reticulum [Evidence IEA,IEA]; GO_component: GO:0005783 - endoplasmic reticulum [Evidence ISS] [PMID 8910335]; GO_component: GO:0005788 - endoplasmic reticulum lumen [Evidence IDA] [PMID 16373354]; GO_component: GO:0017177 - glucosidase II complex [Evidence IPI] [PMID 16373354]; GO_component: GO:0005739 - mitochondrion [Evidence IDA] [PMID 14576278]; GO_component: GO:0005739 - mitochondrion [Evidence IDA] [PMID 16823961]; GO_function: GO:0030246 - carbohydrate binding [Evidence IEA]; GO_function: GO:0003824 - catalytic activity [Evidence IEA]; GO_function: GO:0033919 - glucan 1,3-alpha-glucosidase activity [Evidence IEA]; GO_function: GO:0033919 - glucan 1,3-alpha-glucosidase activity [Evidence IMP] [PMID 16373354]; GO_function: GO:0016787 - hydrolase activity [Evidence IEA]; GO_function: GO:0016798 - hydrolase activity, acting on glycosyl bonds [Evidence IEA]; GO_function: GO:0004553 - hydrolase activity, hydrolyzing O-glycosyl compounds [Evidence IEA]; GO_process: GO:0005975 - carbohydrate metabolic process [Evidence IEA]; GO_process: GO:0009272 - fungal-type cell wall biogenesis [Evidence IMP] [PMID 9430631]; GO_process: GO:0008152 - metabolic process [Evidence IEA]), whose protein sequence is MQRMKLFLILAAVLFGQTIAVKEYLFRTCDQNPFCKRNRYYADRVDEQDHGIWKSPYRLDLPSVVVEGKAGSGTIIGTVLKTVEAANVEVELPLTVSFLESSKSVRISIDERLRRDGNIDVFGDGLARPERYNITEWALIDGALEPLQNVLEVEELANGISIQYGESNRLEIQADPLKFTFYRAGSPSVVLNEKGYLNYEHWRPIEDTEVQEVGGDSQDVLELKRNKHMSDLELDEGLWEDTFDSKKDIKSRGPEAIALDATFPGFSHVYGIPEHADSMSLRETRGDKKQVDGEIIHSNPYRLYNVDIFEYETNSPMAMYGSIPFIQAHKQDQSVGVFWANAADTYVDITKDKKSTTTHWISEAGLLDVFVILGDSPAEISTLYSKLTGTVSMPQSFAIGYHQCRWNYNTQEDVLDVNEKMDEHDIPYDVIWLDIEYTMEKKYFTWNEALFPDHVSMMSDLDKTKRKLVAIIDPHIKVADNYDVVKTLKSELLAVKNSKGELFYGHCWPGESVWIDTLSPMARSYWTSLFASGTSFGGDSQNLHIWNDMNEPSVFSGPESSMPKDNIHYGSWEHRDVHNLVGLTFHNATVDAMAKRYNFEQRPFVLTRSYFAGSQRIGPMWTGDNMAKWEYLEQATPMLLTSGIAGMPFCGADVGGFFGNPSSELLTRWYQAGAFYPFFRGHAHIDAKRREPYIPPPPYNTTISNAIKLRYRLLPTFYTAFYESSIDGSPILKPTFYVTPSNEKTYAIDDQFFVGNSGILVKPVTKESATSVDVYLPDNEVYYDFDNFAVTYSGEGYHSIDTPLEKIPVLLRGGHIHARRERPRRSATLMKNDPYTIVIALDKNGDAEGKLYLDDGESYDYQKGEFVLQTIKYSSKERTITGQPTAESSSKLYPFSSLPIEKIVIIHSSEAAPVVADSLVTINEGSKSWTAEVQQSDSVSVTTIRNPRMSVGGHWSVVL
- the OPT2 gene encoding Opt2p (Oligopeptide transporter; member of the OPT family, with potential orthologs in S. pombe and C. albicans; also plays a role in formation of mature vacuoles; GO_component: GO:0016021 - integral component of membrane [Evidence IEA]; GO_component: GO:0016021 - integral component of membrane [Evidence ISM] [PMID 12192589]; GO_component: GO:0005887 - integral component of plasma membrane [Evidence IC] [PMID 9643541]; GO_component: GO:0016020 - membrane [Evidence IEA,IEA]; GO_function: GO:0015198 - oligopeptide transporter activity [Evidence IDA,ISS] [PMID 9643541]; GO_process: GO:0006857 - oligopeptide transport [Evidence IDA,ISS] [PMID 9643541]; GO_process: GO:0015833 - peptide transport [Evidence IEA]; GO_process: GO:0015031 - protein transport [Evidence IEA]; GO_process: GO:0055085 - transmembrane transport [Evidence IEA]; GO_process: GO:0006810 - transport [Evidence IEA]; GO_process: GO:0042144 - vacuole fusion, non-autophagic [Evidence IMP] [PMID 19767828]), which produces MAETDEKTEVKVIANETYDAELLSRIENTAALLGIELNIDEVLFVASRINVRPWQEAVELLKEAYEYHHDDINIDYDALMRMKRLSLGPEGSPDIPVEEFEFEALFEAVIVSDWSPYAEVRAATNFLNDDHEPAETIRMYIVGICYANVGAIVATFFGNRFPSISLGFLSLQLIIYPTGRFLAFILPDWGFKWGGKRYSLNPGPWSFKEQMLATQMMSSVDGTPFSFTVITLQRATQFFNEEWSNNYGYMVLLSLSASFTGYGIAGMLRGLLVYPVRCMWYTVLPLLSMNRSLVKVEIRENVHGWTMTRYTFLLLFTLVSFCWFWFPEFVFQALSYFNWTTWISPQNITLAAVTGVYSGLGLNPISTFDWSVIGGGGMVTPFYSSYVSYVGQLLGFICIVAIYFSKSYYTHYLPINATGVYDNTGASYNVSRIMTPSGGFDAEGYANYSPAFLSAGALINYGASFAIFTCSIVYALLHYRTPMAASFRSMWISFRSADKARKLYTDPFTRNLQVHPEVPEWWFILTLVLSLAMYIIMVEIFPHTDTPVWTVFFGILVNMVFIIPFGLLYATTNVFLDVGLIFQIFIGYMLPHNVNAMMISQCVANNFWEQAQNYITNQKQTHYARIPSRALFRVQYTGTLITIFTTLAVLNWEFTGIKDYCDPHQPQKFTCSSARGSFGSMVLWGTLGPRVYLNGIYPKLKWSFLIGCFLPIPFWLLQKKWPDTWRRWNILVLLSGFSSWAPSNLYYSTGNFYIGALFNWYLRKYYLGWWRKYNYILYAALNTGVAWAQIIVFFSTGYKHLVSINWWGNTVSQGGVNATGYDYNGVPLSTTPDIGYFGPAPGTFPVPA